One Perognathus longimembris pacificus isolate PPM17 chromosome 2, ASM2315922v1, whole genome shotgun sequence DNA segment encodes these proteins:
- the Supv3l1 gene encoding ATP-dependent RNA helicase SUPV3L1, mitochondrial has product MSFPRCALLWSRLPVGQRAGQRAAVCSALGVHVGPFRWPLGRVPALAASSASGGSKAPNTSLFVPLTVKPQGPSADGDVGAELTRPLDKNEVKKILDKFYKRKEIQKLGVDYGLDARLFHQAFISFRNYIMQSHSLDVDIHIVLNDICFSAAHVDDLFPFFLRHAKQIFPVLECKDDLRKISDLRLPPNWYPEARAIRRKIVFHSGPTNSGKTYHAIQKYLSAKSGVYCGPLKLLAHEIFEKSNTAGIPCDLVTGEERVAVEADGRQAAHVSCTVEMCSVTTPYEVAVIDEIQMIRDPARGWAWTRALLGLCAEEVHLCGESAAIDLVTELLYTTGEEVEVQRYERLTPISVLDHALESLDNLRPGDCIVCFSKTDIYSVSRQIEIRGLESAVIYGSLPPGTKLAQAKKFNDPNDPCKILVATDAIGMGLNLSIRRIIFYSLIKPSINEKGEKEIEPITTSQALQIAGRAGRFSSQFKKGEVTTMNQEDLSLLKEILNRPVDPIKAAGLHPTAEQIEMFAYHLPDTTLSNLIDIFVDFSQVDGHYFVCNMDDFKFSAELIQHIPLSLRVRYVFCTAPINKKQPFVCSSLLQFARQFSRNQPLTFAWLRRYIKWPLLPPKNIKDLMDLEAVHDVLDLYLWLSYRFMDMFPDASVIRNLQKELDEIIQDGVHNITKLIKISESRKLLNLEGLSGTLRSQSRRLRSAKTTEGKDAEPPSPNVSKLSLASRLVQQGLITPDILKELEKEWLTQQTEQNRETTETGLISKGLRRKKKEPNSE; this is encoded by the exons ATGTCTTTCCCCCGGTGTGCCCTGCTATGGTCCCGGCTCCCGGTGGGGCAACGGGCGGGCCAGCGGGCGGCCGTGTGCTCTGCCCTGGGCGTCCACGTTGGACCCTTTCGTTGGCCTCTGGGGCGGGTTCCTGCCCTCGCCGCCTCCTCGGCGTCGGGTGGTTCCAAAGCCCCAAACACGTCCTTGTTTGTGCCCCTGACTGTGAAACCTCAAGGCCCCAGTGCGGATGGCGACGTTGGGGCCGAGCTGACCAGGCCTCTGGACAAGA atGAAGTAAAGAAGATCTTAGACAAGttttataaaaggaaagaaattcaaaAACTGGGTGTTGATTATGGACTGGATG CTCGTCTTTTTCACCAAGCTTTCATCAGCTTCAGAAATTACATTATGCAGTCTCATTCCCTGGATGTGGACATTCACATTGTTTTGAATGACATTTGCTTCAGTGCAG CCCACGTGGAtgacttatttccatttttcctgaGACATGCCAAACAAATATTTCCTGTGTTGGAGTGTAAGGATGATCTACGTAAAATCAGTGACTTAAGATTACCACCTAACTG GTACCCAGAAGCCAGAGCCATACGTCGGAAGATAGTATTTCATTCGGGTCCCACAAACAGTGGAAAGACTTACCATGCGATCCAGAAATACTTGTCAGCCAAGTCTGGAGTATATTGCGGCCCTTTAAAATTACTGGCCCATGAGATCTTCGAAAAGAGTAATACTGCT GGCATACCATGTGACTTGGTGACAGGTGAAGAGCGTGTGGCAGTGGAGGCTGATGGCAGACAAGCTGCCCATGTTTCCTGTACTGTTGAGATGTGCAGCGTTACTACACCTT aTGAAGTGGCTGTAATAGATGAAATTCAGATGATTAGAGATCCAGCCAGAGGATGGGCCTGGACCAGAGCGCTCCTAG GACTCTGTGCTGAAGAGGTTCATTTGTGTGGGGAATCTGCTGCTATCGACCTGGTCACTGAGCTGCTGTATACAAccggggaggaggtggag GTTCAAAGATATGAGAGGCTAACTCCCATCTCTGTTCTGGACCATGCACTGGAATCTTTAGATAACCTTCGGCCTGGAGACTGCATTGTCTGTTTTAGCAAAACTGATATTTATTCTGTGAGTCGACAGATTGAAATTCGAGGGTTGGAATCAGCTGTTATATATGGCAGTCTCCCACCTG GGACCAAACTTGCTCAAGCAAAAAAATTTAATGATCCTAATGATCCATGCAAAATCCTGGTTGCCACAGATGCAATTGGCATGGGGCTTAATCT gaGCATAAGAAGAATCATATTTTACTCCCTTATAAAGCCCAGTATCaatgaaaagggagagaaagaaatagaaccaATCACTACCTCACAAGCTCTGCAGATTGCTGGCAGAGCTGGGAGGTTCAGCTCGCAGTTTAAAAAAGGAGAAGTGACAACAATGAATCAAGAAGACCTCAGTTTATTAAAGGAAATTTTGAATAGGCCTGTGGATCCAATAAAG GCAGCCGGTCTTCATCCAACTGCTGAGCAGATTGAAATGTTTGCCTACCATCTCCCCGATACAACACTTTCTAATCTCATT GATATTTTTGTAGACTTTTCACAAGTTGATGGACACTACTTTGTCTGCAATATGGATGATTTTAAATTTTCTGCAGAGTTGATCCAGCATATTCCATTAAGTCTGCGAGTGAGGTATGTGTTCTGCACAGCTCCTATCAACAAGAAGCAGCCTTTTGTCTGTTCTTCATTGTTACAG TTTGCCAGGCAGTTTAGCAGAAATCAACCACTGACCTTTGCATGGTTACGTCGATACATCAAATGGCCTTTACTTCCACCTAAAAATATTAAGGACCTTATGGATCTTGAAGCTGTCCATGATGTCTTGGATCTTTACCTGTGGCTAAG CTACCGATTTATGGATATGTTTCCAGATGCCAGCGTTATTCGCAACCTCCAGAAAGAACTAGATGAGATTATCCAAGATGGTGTGCATAACATCACCAAACTGATTAAAATCTCTGAGTCCCGGAAGCTATTGAATTTGGAGGGCTTGTCGGGAACCTTGAGAAGCCAGTCAAGAAGATTACGTAGTGCCAAAACCACAGAAGGCAAAGATGCTGAGCCTCCCAGCCCCAATGTCAGCAAGCTTTCCCTGGCTTCCAGACTAGTACAGCAAGGACTCATCACTCCCGACATACTGAAGGAGCTTGAGAAAGAGTGGCTGACTCAGCAAACTGAGCAGAACAGAGAAACAACTGAGACTGGACTGATCTCCAAAGGgttaagaaggaagaagaaggaaccCAATTCTGAATAG